From Bacillus basilensis, a single genomic window includes:
- a CDS encoding LysE family translocator, with protein sequence MIENFFLFIIMSICLIILPGPDTAMATKNTLVAGKVGGVKTVFGTCVALLIHTLAAVIGLSALIVKSALLFSIFKYVGALYLIYIGIKALLAVRNKESVDTNDISLNNANEHTSCFRQGFLTNLLNPKIAVFFLTFLPQFLNPNHNTFIQLLVMGLTYLILTVIWFAFYIFLIDKISAFMKKPKTQRYIQGLTGIVLIGFGIKLAFEKSN encoded by the coding sequence ATGATTGAAAATTTTTTTCTTTTCATCATTATGTCTATTTGTCTTATTATTTTACCCGGTCCTGATACTGCAATGGCTACAAAAAATACATTAGTTGCCGGTAAAGTCGGTGGAGTGAAAACAGTGTTCGGTACATGCGTTGCACTATTGATTCATACTTTAGCAGCAGTAATCGGACTTTCCGCACTTATTGTAAAATCAGCTCTTTTATTTTCTATTTTCAAGTACGTTGGAGCTCTATATTTAATTTATATTGGTATTAAAGCCCTTTTAGCAGTTAGAAACAAAGAAAGCGTTGATACGAACGATATTTCTTTGAATAATGCAAACGAGCATACTTCTTGTTTTCGCCAAGGGTTTCTTACAAATTTATTAAATCCTAAGATTGCAGTCTTCTTTTTAACTTTTTTACCGCAATTTTTAAATCCAAATCATAACACGTTTATCCAACTTCTCGTAATGGGCCTTACTTATCTTATTTTAACAGTTATATGGTTCGCTTTTTATATATTTTTAATTGATAAAATTAGTGCTTTTATGAAAAAACCGAAGACGCAACGTTATATTCAAGGGTTAACTGGAATCGTCTTAATTGGTTTTGGTATTAAACTAGCTTTTGAAAAAAGTAATTAA
- a CDS encoding acyl-CoA dehydrogenase family protein → MEKTKLPWDEFFSLNKDVNHAFFTPEDFSGDEDLIAKTTEQFVKQEIIPQMENIEQHNYKVSRQLFEKAGELGLLSIEVPEEYGGFELGKAVSGLVAEKMGYAGAFSVSFNIHAGVGTLPYIYYGTKEQKEKYLPKIASGEWVGAYALTEPNAGSDALSAKTSAVLNEDGTAWKLNGEKQWITNAHMADVYVVFAKTNKGMTAFIVERTCEGVSIGLEEKKMGIKGSSTATLILEDVVIPAENVLGEVGKGHHVALNILNFARLKLAFGNIGTAKQAIGLSVQYGKERKQFQTELVDFTMIQEKIANMIIATYGAESAAYRTAGVIDEAIHESDEDLMKKMSQFAVECALNKVNASETLAYIVDEAVQIHGGYGYMQEYEVERLYRDARISRIFEGTNEINRLTVAKMLMKQIEQIEDTEVEIDLANVERNHRYILLAKKLLKQSLKTLSKTPGLKIDQEQEYSRVLSNMLTDVYVMESAFLRMSKAISKNGEEKERTKQMITDVICEEGYRKVEEAAISILSAAVTEEQDRHVILTEIRQLLVPLYTNVFTKKREIAKAIINRGKYIV, encoded by the coding sequence ATGGAGAAAACGAAGTTACCGTGGGATGAATTTTTTTCACTTAATAAAGATGTGAATCATGCTTTCTTTACGCCAGAAGATTTTTCAGGAGATGAAGATTTAATCGCAAAAACGACAGAACAATTCGTTAAACAAGAAATTATTCCACAAATGGAGAATATTGAACAACATAACTATAAAGTTTCTCGTCAATTATTTGAGAAAGCTGGAGAACTTGGATTATTAAGTATCGAGGTCCCAGAAGAATATGGCGGATTCGAATTAGGAAAGGCAGTTTCAGGGCTTGTAGCAGAAAAAATGGGATACGCTGGTGCATTTAGCGTTTCATTTAATATACACGCTGGTGTAGGTACATTGCCTTACATATATTATGGAACGAAAGAACAAAAAGAAAAATATTTGCCGAAAATTGCATCAGGAGAATGGGTTGGTGCTTATGCTTTAACAGAGCCAAATGCCGGTTCTGATGCATTAAGTGCAAAAACGAGCGCAGTATTGAATGAAGATGGTACTGCTTGGAAGTTAAATGGTGAGAAGCAGTGGATTACAAATGCTCATATGGCAGATGTATACGTTGTTTTTGCGAAGACAAATAAAGGAATGACAGCGTTTATTGTCGAAAGAACATGTGAAGGTGTATCCATTGGACTAGAAGAAAAGAAAATGGGAATTAAGGGTTCTTCAACGGCAACGCTTATTCTAGAAGATGTAGTAATACCTGCTGAAAATGTTTTAGGGGAAGTTGGGAAGGGGCATCACGTAGCTCTTAATATTCTTAACTTTGCTAGACTAAAGCTTGCTTTTGGAAATATTGGAACAGCAAAACAAGCAATTGGTTTGTCGGTTCAATATGGAAAAGAGCGAAAACAGTTCCAAACGGAATTAGTAGATTTTACGATGATTCAAGAGAAAATTGCAAATATGATCATTGCTACATATGGAGCAGAAAGTGCAGCTTATCGTACAGCAGGTGTAATTGATGAAGCAATTCATGAGAGTGATGAAGATCTTATGAAGAAAATGTCTCAATTTGCAGTCGAATGTGCACTGAATAAAGTGAACGCTTCTGAAACACTTGCTTATATCGTAGATGAAGCTGTACAAATTCATGGTGGTTACGGTTATATGCAAGAATATGAAGTAGAACGATTATATCGTGATGCTAGAATTAGTCGTATTTTTGAAGGAACGAACGAAATTAATAGATTAACAGTTGCCAAAATGTTAATGAAGCAAATCGAGCAAATAGAAGATACTGAAGTAGAAATTGATTTAGCGAATGTAGAAAGAAACCATCGTTACATTTTATTAGCGAAAAAATTGTTGAAACAATCTTTGAAAACGCTCTCTAAAACTCCAGGATTAAAAATTGATCAAGAGCAAGAATATTCACGTGTATTATCAAATATGTTAACGGACGTGTACGTCATGGAATCAGCATTTTTACGTATGAGTAAAGCAATTAGTAAAAATGGTGAAGAGAAAGAGCGTACGAAACAAATGATAACTGACGTTATTTGTGAAGAAGGTTATCGCAAAGTAGAAGAAGCGGCGATTTCTATACTTTCAGCGGCTGTCACAGAAGAACAAGATAGACACGTGATTTTAACTGAAATTCGTCAATTATTAGTGCCTTTATACACGAACGTATTTACAAAAAAGAGAGAAATTGCGAAAGCTATTATAAATCGCGGAAAGTATATTGTGTAA
- a CDS encoding exonuclease SbcCD subunit D, which yields MKLFHTADWHLGKLVHGVYMTEDQKIVLDQFVQAVEEEKPDAVIIAGDLYDRAIPPTEAVDLLNDVLQKIVIDLQTPVIAVAGNHDSPDRIHFGSSLMKKQGLFIVGQFQFPYEPIILNDEYGEVHFHLVPYADPSIVRHVLKSEDIRSHDDAMRIFMNELSETMDKEARHVFVGHAFVTSAGEAEENTSDAERPLSIGGAEYVNSHYFDKFHYTALGHLHQAHFVRNETIRYSGSPLAYSISEEKHKKGYYIVELDETREVTIEKRLLTPRRKMRTVEAKIEELLQNPVSEDYVFVKLLDENPVLQPMEKIRSVYPNAMHVERSIQRREFTESNEVTVSRHKTDDLSLLKAFYKEMKGLDLSEEKERLFVEVLQTVQEREGERG from the coding sequence ATGAAGTTATTTCATACAGCGGATTGGCATTTAGGAAAGCTTGTTCATGGCGTGTATATGACTGAAGATCAAAAGATTGTATTAGATCAGTTTGTACAAGCTGTTGAAGAAGAAAAACCAGATGCCGTAATTATTGCAGGGGATTTATACGACCGAGCAATTCCACCTACGGAAGCAGTAGACTTATTAAATGATGTGCTGCAAAAAATAGTGATTGATTTACAAACACCAGTTATTGCGGTTGCAGGAAACCATGATAGTCCGGATCGTATTCATTTTGGAAGTAGTTTAATGAAGAAACAAGGATTATTTATTGTGGGACAATTTCAATTTCCGTATGAGCCAATTATATTAAATGATGAATATGGCGAGGTTCACTTCCATCTCGTTCCATATGCGGATCCAAGTATAGTTAGACATGTATTGAAAAGCGAAGACATACGTTCTCATGATGATGCGATGCGTATTTTTATGAATGAGCTTTCTGAAACGATGGATAAAGAAGCTAGACATGTATTTGTTGGTCATGCATTTGTAACTTCTGCAGGAGAAGCGGAGGAGAATACAAGTGATGCAGAACGACCACTTTCAATTGGGGGTGCTGAATACGTAAATAGTCATTATTTTGATAAGTTTCATTACACAGCGCTTGGACATTTACATCAAGCGCATTTCGTACGTAATGAGACAATTCGATATTCAGGTTCGCCACTTGCGTATTCTATTTCTGAAGAAAAACATAAAAAAGGTTATTATATTGTGGAACTGGACGAAACAAGGGAAGTAACAATTGAAAAAAGGTTACTTACACCACGTCGTAAAATGCGAACAGTAGAAGCAAAAATAGAGGAATTATTACAAAATCCAGTAAGTGAAGATTACGTGTTTGTAAAATTATTAGATGAAAATCCTGTCTTGCAGCCAATGGAAAAAATACGCTCTGTATATCCAAATGCAATGCATGTTGAAAGGTCCATTCAAAGACGAGAGTTCACAGAGTCAAATGAAGTAACTGTTTCAAGACATAAAACGGATGATTTATCTCTTTTAAAAGCTTTTTATAAAGAAATGAAAGGCTTAGATTTATCAGAAGAGAAAGAGCGTCTATTTGTAGAAGTATTACAAACAGTGCAAGAACGGGAAGGTGAACGAGGATGA
- a CDS encoding CoA-acylating methylmalonate-semialdehyde dehydrogenase: MITTEIKRVKNHINGEWVESTGTEVEVVPNPATGKIIAYVPLSPKEDVEKAVEAAKVAYETWSKVPVPNRSRQLYKYLQLLQENKEELAKIITLENGKTLTDATGEVQRGIEAVELATSAPNLMMGQALPNIASGIDGSIWRYPIGVVAGITPFNFPMMIPLWMFPLAIACGNTFVLKTSERTPLLAERLVELFYEAGFPKGVLNLVQGGKDVVNSILENKDIQAVSFVGSEPVARYVYETGTKHGKRVQALAGAKNHAIVMPDCNLEKTVQGVIGSAFASSGERCMACSVVAVVDEIADEFIDVLVAETKKLKVGDGFHEDNYVGPLIRESHKERVLGYINSGVADGATLLVDGRKIKEEVGEGYFVGATIFDGVNQEMKIWQDEIFAPVLSIVRVKDLEEGIKLTNQSKFANGAVIYTSNGKHAQTFRDNIDAGMIGVNVNVPAPMAFFAFAGNKASFFGDLGTNGTDGVQFYTRKKVVTERWF, encoded by the coding sequence ATGATTACAACTGAAATTAAACGAGTGAAAAATCATATTAATGGTGAGTGGGTAGAATCTACTGGTACAGAAGTAGAAGTAGTTCCAAATCCAGCAACTGGAAAAATTATCGCTTACGTTCCACTATCTCCGAAAGAAGATGTTGAAAAAGCGGTTGAAGCAGCAAAAGTAGCATATGAAACATGGTCTAAAGTACCAGTTCCGAATCGTTCAAGACAATTATATAAATATTTACAGCTTTTACAAGAAAACAAAGAAGAGCTTGCAAAAATCATTACGCTAGAAAATGGTAAAACATTAACGGATGCAACTGGTGAAGTACAACGTGGTATTGAAGCAGTAGAACTTGCAACATCAGCACCAAATTTAATGATGGGACAAGCACTTCCGAATATTGCTAGCGGCATTGATGGATCAATTTGGCGCTACCCAATTGGAGTTGTCGCTGGTATTACACCGTTTAACTTCCCAATGATGATTCCATTATGGATGTTCCCACTTGCAATTGCTTGCGGTAATACATTCGTATTAAAAACATCTGAAAGAACGCCACTTTTAGCAGAGCGACTTGTAGAGCTATTCTATGAAGCTGGTTTTCCAAAAGGGGTATTAAACTTAGTACAAGGCGGAAAAGATGTTGTAAATAGCATTTTAGAAAATAAAGATATTCAAGCAGTTTCGTTCGTAGGATCTGAACCAGTAGCTCGATACGTATACGAAACAGGTACAAAACACGGGAAACGTGTACAAGCGTTAGCTGGTGCGAAAAACCACGCGATTGTAATGCCAGATTGCAATCTTGAAAAAACTGTACAAGGTGTAATTGGATCTGCATTCGCAAGTAGTGGAGAGCGCTGCATGGCATGTTCAGTAGTAGCGGTAGTTGATGAAATTGCAGATGAATTCATCGACGTACTAGTAGCTGAGACGAAGAAGCTAAAAGTAGGTGACGGTTTCCACGAAGATAATTATGTTGGACCATTAATTCGTGAATCTCATAAAGAGCGTGTATTAGGCTATATTAATAGCGGTGTAGCAGATGGAGCAACATTATTAGTAGATGGCCGCAAAATTAAGGAAGAAGTTGGTGAAGGTTACTTTGTAGGTGCGACAATCTTTGATGGCGTAAATCAAGAAATGAAAATTTGGCAAGATGAAATTTTTGCTCCAGTATTAAGTATCGTAAGAGTTAAAGATTTAGAAGAAGGTATTAAACTAACAAACCAATCTAAATTTGCAAATGGTGCGGTTATTTATACGTCAAATGGTAAACATGCACAAACATTCCGTGATAACATCGATGCTGGTATGATCGGTGTAAACGTAAACGTTCCGGCACCAATGGCATTCTTCGCATTTGCAGGAAACAAAGCTTCATTCTTTGGTGATTTAGGTACAAATGGTACAGATGGCGTTCAATTCTATACACGTAAAAAAGTTGTAACTGAGCGTTGGTTTTAA
- a CDS encoding helix-turn-helix transcriptional regulator, which translates to MTTYTSEMRKGSVSEEDVDILKIMAHPIRLQIVNELSTRKTCNVTQLTELLNIPQSTVSQHLSKMKGKVLRAERRGLEIYYHINNLKASKIVSVLGYIN; encoded by the coding sequence ATGACAACATATACGAGTGAAATGAGAAAAGGTTCAGTTTCAGAAGAAGATGTAGATATTTTAAAAATTATGGCACACCCAATCCGTTTACAAATTGTAAATGAATTAAGTACGAGAAAAACTTGTAATGTAACGCAATTAACAGAATTACTGAATATTCCACAATCGACTGTTTCGCAACATTTATCAAAAATGAAAGGTAAAGTGTTACGAGCTGAGAGAAGAGGTTTAGAAATTTATTATCACATTAACAATTTAAAAGCGAGTAAGATTGTAAGTGTTTTAGGATATATAAACTAA
- a CDS encoding enoyl-CoA hydratase/isomerase family protein yields MTEHVLFSVSENGVASITLNRPKALNSLSYDMLQPIGQKLKEWENDERIALIVLKGAGTKGFCAGGDIKTLYEARSNEVALQHAERFFEEEYEIDTYIYQYKKPIIACLDGIVMGGGVGLTNGAKYRIVTERTKWAMPEMNIGFFPDVGAAYFLNKAPGFAGRYVALTASILKAADVLFINAADYFMTSDSLPNFLTELESVNWHKEDDVHTNLKEVIRTFATTSKLESELAPSLEEINSHFAFDTIEEIIHSLEKDQSFFALKTKETLLSKSPISLKVTLKQFIDGQDKSVEECFATDLVLAKNFMRHEDFFEGVRSVVVDKDQNPNYKYKQLSDVSEEDVNRFFNLLNA; encoded by the coding sequence ATGACTGAACACGTTTTATTTTCTGTTAGTGAAAACGGCGTTGCATCAATTACTTTAAACCGCCCAAAAGCACTTAATTCTTTATCTTATGACATGTTACAACCAATTGGGCAAAAACTGAAAGAGTGGGAAAATGATGAGCGAATTGCGCTTATCGTATTAAAAGGAGCTGGCACAAAAGGTTTTTGTGCAGGCGGAGACATTAAAACTCTTTATGAAGCGCGTTCAAATGAAGTTGCATTGCAACATGCGGAACGTTTTTTTGAAGAAGAGTATGAAATTGATACATATATTTATCAATATAAAAAACCAATCATCGCTTGTTTAGATGGAATTGTAATGGGTGGTGGTGTCGGTCTTACAAATGGTGCGAAATATCGAATTGTAACTGAGCGTACGAAATGGGCAATGCCAGAGATGAATATTGGCTTCTTCCCAGACGTCGGTGCTGCTTATTTCTTAAATAAAGCTCCAGGGTTTGCTGGCCGATATGTTGCTTTAACAGCATCTATTTTAAAAGCTGCTGACGTATTATTTATAAACGCTGCTGATTACTTTATGACATCTGATTCATTACCAAATTTCCTTACTGAACTTGAAAGTGTAAATTGGCATAAAGAAGACGATGTACATACTAATTTAAAAGAAGTCATTCGTACATTTGCAACTACTTCAAAATTAGAAAGCGAGCTTGCTCCTTCATTAGAAGAAATTAATTCACATTTTGCTTTCGATACAATTGAAGAAATTATCCATTCATTGGAGAAAGATCAAAGTTTCTTTGCTTTAAAAACGAAAGAAACACTATTATCAAAATCCCCTATTTCATTAAAAGTAACATTAAAACAGTTTATTGATGGACAAGATAAGTCCGTTGAAGAATGTTTCGCTACTGACCTGGTACTTGCTAAGAATTTCATGAGACATGAAGACTTCTTTGAAGGCGTACGATCCGTTGTCGTTGATAAAGATCAAAATCCGAATTATAAATATAAGCAGTTAAGTGATGTTTCAGAAGAAGATGTAAATCGGTTCTTTAACTTACTTAATGCGTAA
- a CDS encoding YkvS family protein yields the protein MKANVGDTILFQRNNLKITGSVLKLYTESVLVEITDVSGGTFEFDRTIVNHKNYKILNTNT from the coding sequence ATGAAAGCAAACGTAGGGGATACTATACTTTTTCAACGAAATAATTTAAAGATTACAGGATCTGTACTAAAACTATATACTGAATCGGTCTTAGTTGAAATTACAGATGTAAGCGGTGGTACTTTTGAATTTGATCGAACAATTGTAAATCATAAAAACTATAAAATTTTAAATACGAATACATAA
- a CDS encoding AAA family ATPase: MRPIQLIMTAFGPYKQKEVIDFDDLGEHRIFAISGNTGAGKTTIFDAICYVLYGEASGEERSDTSMLRSQFADDNTYTSVELTFQLKGKRYEIKRQLGHKKQGNKTITGHAVELYEVIDEEKVPAVDRFHVTDVNKKVEDLIGLSKHQFSQIVMLPQGEFRKLLTSETENKEEILRRIFKTDRYKLMRELLDQKRKQWKDVLQEKQKERELYFRNVFKLPIRDGALLETLVEQEHVNTHQVVEALEQETNAYKAEVEQLQVEQDVQSKQLKDAETRFHAAKSVNEKFIDLQQKNEKYNTLQENRTVIEVKEKSFKRGEQAKRLLPFEQWHEEAMQNEQKAEGLLKKIIAKKENIMNSFELAQEKYEAVKNKEPEREDAKKLVQRLEELQPIIASLAKKQLNLQNAEIQIGKLKESMQNLDRQLDEHTNQKQLMSGELQQLERALEQYVAKVEELTNMREDAKVLKQAYDVWQEKQKFEQEKEAAYYKMQLAVNAYESMERRWLSEQAGILALHLHDGESCPVCGSTDHPKKATEQSDAIDEKELNDLRDKKNIAEKLHVQLEEKWNFYHLQYEQVIEEVKKRGYHSEELVETYSALVQKGKQLATEVNTLKESEETRKQIAVNIKSVEEKVDALQKQKREVETVQHRTEMECMQLRTSYEHDKKNIPDNLQTVQAWKVQFDQATHELRLMEDEWKKVQEAYQHWQNEHIRIQAEQESASNQFESAKLKKEETFARFMKELEQSGFTDQITYKEAKLSNVEMEMLQKEIQGYYSSLEVLAKQIEELHAELKDKEYMDITALGEHITELQINLDIIKEKRQRAQTAVTYISDLHENIRRIDEQIHEEEKAFQELVDLYEVMKGDNESRISFERYILIEYLEQIVQIANERLRKLSNGQFYLKRSERVEKRNRQSGLGLDVYDAYTGQTRDVKTLSGGEKFNASLCLALGMADVIQAYEGGISIETMFIDEGFGSLDEESLTKAVDALIDLQKSGRFIGVISHVQELKNAMPAVLEVTKQKDGCSQTRFVVK, translated from the coding sequence ATGAGACCGATTCAGCTAATTATGACGGCATTTGGGCCATATAAACAGAAAGAAGTAATCGATTTTGATGACCTCGGAGAGCATCGTATTTTCGCCATTTCTGGGAATACTGGAGCTGGAAAGACAACGATTTTTGATGCGATTTGTTATGTGTTATATGGTGAGGCAAGCGGAGAAGAACGTAGTGATACGAGCATGCTTCGCAGTCAATTTGCTGATGATAATACGTATACAAGTGTAGAACTAACCTTTCAGTTAAAAGGAAAACGTTATGAAATAAAACGACAACTTGGGCATAAAAAACAAGGGAACAAGACGATCACGGGACATGCAGTAGAACTATATGAAGTGATTGATGAAGAGAAGGTTCCAGCTGTTGATCGTTTCCATGTAACGGATGTAAATAAAAAAGTAGAAGATTTAATTGGTTTAAGTAAACATCAATTTAGCCAAATTGTTATGTTACCGCAAGGGGAATTCCGAAAACTATTAACATCTGAGACAGAAAATAAAGAAGAAATTTTGCGTCGTATTTTTAAAACGGATCGTTATAAGTTAATGCGTGAGTTACTTGATCAAAAACGAAAACAATGGAAAGACGTCTTACAAGAAAAGCAGAAAGAGCGAGAGTTATACTTCCGTAATGTTTTTAAATTACCAATCCGCGATGGAGCATTATTAGAGACATTAGTAGAACAAGAACATGTAAATACACATCAAGTAGTAGAAGCATTAGAGCAAGAAACAAATGCGTATAAGGCAGAGGTTGAGCAATTACAAGTAGAACAAGATGTTCAATCAAAGCAATTAAAGGATGCTGAAACACGTTTTCATGCAGCGAAATCTGTAAATGAGAAATTTATAGATTTGCAACAAAAGAATGAGAAATATAATACTTTACAAGAAAACCGTACAGTAATTGAAGTGAAAGAAAAATCTTTTAAACGTGGGGAACAGGCGAAGCGCTTATTACCATTTGAACAATGGCACGAAGAAGCAATGCAAAATGAGCAGAAGGCTGAAGGTTTATTAAAAAAGATAATCGCTAAAAAAGAAAATATAATGAATAGCTTTGAACTTGCTCAGGAGAAATATGAAGCAGTAAAGAATAAAGAACCTGAGAGAGAAGATGCAAAAAAACTAGTTCAAAGATTAGAAGAGTTACAACCGATTATTGCATCATTAGCTAAGAAACAGTTGAATTTACAAAATGCGGAAATTCAAATAGGGAAATTAAAGGAAAGTATGCAAAACTTAGATCGACAATTAGATGAGCATACAAATCAAAAACAGCTAATGTCTGGTGAATTACAGCAATTAGAACGAGCACTTGAGCAATATGTAGCTAAAGTAGAAGAACTAACGAATATGCGAGAAGATGCAAAAGTTTTAAAGCAAGCATATGATGTTTGGCAAGAGAAACAAAAATTTGAACAAGAAAAAGAAGCGGCATATTATAAGATGCAATTGGCAGTTAATGCATATGAAAGTATGGAACGCCGCTGGTTAAGTGAACAAGCTGGAATATTAGCCCTTCATTTACATGATGGTGAATCTTGTCCAGTATGTGGTAGTACGGACCATCCGAAAAAAGCTACAGAGCAAAGTGATGCGATCGATGAAAAAGAGTTAAATGATTTAAGAGACAAGAAGAATATTGCTGAAAAATTACATGTCCAATTAGAGGAGAAATGGAATTTCTATCATCTTCAATATGAACAGGTAATAGAAGAAGTTAAGAAGCGAGGCTACCACTCGGAAGAATTAGTTGAAACATACAGTGCGCTTGTTCAAAAGGGAAAACAATTAGCAACTGAAGTGAATACGTTAAAAGAAAGTGAAGAAACGCGTAAGCAAATTGCTGTGAATATAAAAAGCGTAGAAGAAAAAGTAGATGCACTCCAGAAACAAAAGCGTGAAGTAGAAACAGTGCAGCACCGTACAGAAATGGAGTGTATGCAGCTTCGTACGTCATATGAACATGATAAGAAAAATATTCCAGATAACTTACAAACAGTACAAGCTTGGAAAGTACAGTTTGATCAAGCTACGCATGAACTCAGATTAATGGAAGACGAATGGAAGAAAGTGCAGGAAGCGTATCAACATTGGCAAAATGAACATATACGTATTCAAGCAGAACAGGAAAGTGCTTCTAATCAATTTGAAAGTGCAAAATTGAAGAAAGAAGAAACTTTCGCACGCTTTATGAAAGAGCTTGAGCAGAGCGGATTTACAGATCAAATTACGTATAAAGAAGCTAAATTAAGTAATGTCGAGATGGAGATGTTACAAAAAGAAATTCAAGGTTATTATTCATCTCTTGAAGTGCTTGCAAAACAAATTGAAGAGTTACATGCGGAATTAAAAGATAAAGAGTATATGGATATTACAGCGTTAGGTGAACACATAACAGAATTACAAATTAATCTAGATATCATTAAAGAAAAACGTCAACGTGCACAAACTGCGGTAACATATATTTCTGATTTACATGAAAATATTAGACGAATTGATGAGCAAATTCATGAGGAAGAAAAAGCTTTCCAAGAACTTGTTGATTTATATGAAGTAATGAAAGGTGATAACGAAAGTCGTATATCATTTGAACGTTACATCTTAATAGAGTATTTAGAACAAATTGTTCAAATTGCAAACGAACGATTACGTAAATTATCAAACGGACAATTTTATTTAAAACGAAGTGAACGAGTAGAAAAGAGAAATCGTCAAAGTGGATTAGGGCTAGATGTATACGATGCATACACTGGTCAAACACGCGATGTAAAAACATTATCTGGCGGCGAGAAATTTAATGCATCCCTTTGCTTAGCACTTGGAATGGCAGACGTCATTCAAGCGTATGAAGGTGGTATTTCCATCGAAACGATGTTTATCGATGAAGGATTTGGTTCATTGGATGAGGAGTCATTAACAAAAGCAGTTGACGCTTTAATTGACTTACAAAAATCAGGCCGATTTATCGGTGTCATTTCACACGTTCAAGAGCTGAAAAACGCAATGCCAGCTGTATTAGAAGTAACGAAGCAGAAGGATGGGTGTAGTCAGACGCGGTTTGTGGTGAAGTAA
- a CDS encoding DUF2584 family protein — MKFEMHTKIISNEKEVRLHIEENIFQLKLDGYHLFTIQEILPLYKSNEERIGSAMIQKLEWENGKTTINYQLISLKSVN; from the coding sequence ATGAAATTTGAGATGCACACAAAAATTATTTCAAATGAAAAAGAAGTAAGATTACATATAGAAGAAAACATATTTCAATTAAAATTGGATGGTTATCACTTATTTACAATTCAAGAAATATTACCTTTATATAAATCAAATGAAGAAAGAATTGGCAGTGCAATGATACAAAAGTTAGAGTGGGAAAACGGGAAAACTACAATTAACTATCAACTTATATCACTAAAATCAGTAAATTAA
- a CDS encoding NAD(P)-dependent oxidoreductase, which translates to MKKIGFIGLGNMGLPMSKNLVKSSYTVYGVDLNRDAEASFEKEGGIIGLSISKLAETCDVIFTSLPSPRAVEAVYFGQEGLFENSHSNVVLIDTSTVSPQLNKQLEEAAKEKKVDFLAAPVSGGVIGAENRTLTFMVGGSKEVYDKTESIMSVLGANIFHVSEQIDSGTTVKLINNLLIGFYTAGVSEALTLAKKNNMNLDKMFDILNVSYGQSRIYERNYKSFIASENYEPGFTVNLLKKDLGFAVDLAKESELHLPVSEMLLNVYEEASEAGYGENDMAALYKKVSEQLISNQK; encoded by the coding sequence ATGAAAAAGATTGGTTTTATCGGTTTAGGTAACATGGGTCTTCCGATGTCTAAAAATTTAGTTAAATCAAGTTACACAGTATATGGTGTGGACTTAAATAGAGATGCTGAAGCTTCCTTTGAAAAAGAAGGAGGAATTATTGGCTTATCAATCTCAAAACTAGCAGAAACATGCGATGTGATTTTTACAAGTTTACCTTCACCTCGTGCTGTTGAAGCAGTATATTTTGGACAAGAAGGATTATTTGAAAATAGTCACTCGAATGTAGTTTTAATTGATACAAGTACTGTATCTCCACAGTTAAACAAACAGTTAGAGGAAGCTGCAAAGGAAAAGAAAGTAGACTTCTTAGCAGCACCTGTTAGTGGTGGGGTAATTGGAGCCGAAAACCGTACATTAACGTTTATGGTTGGTGGATCAAAAGAGGTATATGATAAAACGGAATCTATCATGAGCGTACTAGGAGCGAATATTTTCCATGTTAGTGAGCAGATTGATAGTGGTACAACAGTTAAATTAATTAATAACCTATTAATTGGTTTTTATACAGCTGGTGTGAGCGAAGCTTTAACATTAGCGAAAAAGAACAATATGAATTTAGATAAAATGTTTGATATTTTAAATGTAAGTTACGGTCAAAGTAGAATTTATGAGCGCAATTATAAAAGTTTCATTGCATCAGAAAACTATGAGCCAGGCTTTACTGTAAATTTATTAAAGAAAGATTTGGGATTTGCAGTCGATTTAGCGAAAGAAAGTGAACTTCACTTACCGGTAAGCGAAATGTTATTAAACGTATATGAAGAAGCAAGTGAAGCTGGGTATGGTGAAAACGATATGGCTGCTTTATATAAGAAAGTTAGTGAACAATTAATTTCTAATCAAAAATAA